A window of Bradyrhizobium sp. AZCC 1610 contains these coding sequences:
- a CDS encoding DUF1194 domain-containing protein — MRWYVSIGVVLVAGVLAGGDVASFAAPYQANRPNAAGRQLADKDANPTVDVELVLAVDVSYSMDMDELALQREGYAQAIVSKEFLQALKSGPNGRIAVTYFEWAASSDQKIIIPWRLIDGPETADAVANEIVKTPIRRASRTSISGAINFALPLFDESPHRGLRRVIDISGDGPNNNGMPVTVARDAALEKGIIINGLPIMVKEPSYSTMDIDNLDFYYEDCVIGGPGSFVVTIKDRDKFKEAIRTKLLLEIAGRTPDRPVVPTAGREPRVNCMIGEKIWQDRWGR, encoded by the coding sequence ATGCGCTGGTATGTCTCGATCGGGGTCGTGCTTGTCGCGGGCGTACTCGCCGGCGGCGATGTGGCGAGTTTTGCCGCGCCGTATCAGGCGAACCGGCCGAACGCCGCCGGCCGCCAACTGGCCGACAAGGATGCCAACCCGACCGTCGACGTCGAACTCGTCCTCGCCGTCGACGTCTCGTATTCGATGGACATGGATGAACTCGCGCTGCAGCGGGAGGGTTATGCGCAGGCGATCGTCTCCAAGGAATTTTTGCAGGCGCTGAAGAGCGGCCCGAACGGCCGGATCGCGGTGACCTATTTCGAATGGGCGGCATCCTCCGACCAGAAGATCATCATCCCGTGGCGCCTGATCGACGGGCCCGAGACGGCGGACGCCGTTGCCAACGAAATCGTCAAGACCCCGATCCGCCGGGCGTCGCGCACCTCGATCTCGGGTGCGATCAACTTCGCCTTGCCGCTGTTCGACGAGAGCCCGCACCGCGGCTTGCGGCGCGTGATCGATATTTCCGGCGACGGTCCCAACAACAACGGCATGCCGGTGACGGTCGCGCGCGACGCCGCGCTCGAAAAAGGCATCATCATCAACGGCCTGCCGATCATGGTGAAGGAGCCGTCTTATTCCACCATGGATATCGACAATCTCGATTTCTATTACGAGGACTGCGTCATCGGCGGCCCCGGCTCCTTCGTGGTGACGATCAAGGACCGCGACAAGTTCAAGGAAGCGATCCGCACCAAGCTGCTATTGGAAATCGCCGGCCGTACCCCGGACCGCCCCGTCGTGCCGACCGCCGGCAGGGAGCCGCGCGTCAATTGCATGATCGGCGAGAAGATCTGGCAGGACCGGTGGGGGAGGTAG
- the clpS gene encoding ATP-dependent Clp protease adapter ClpS translates to MADTTVTPKTKVKTKTERPRLHKVILVNDDYTPREFVVTVLKAEFRMTEDQAHKVMITAHRRGVCVVAVFTRDVAETKATRATDAGRAKGYPLLFTTEPEE, encoded by the coding sequence ATGGCCGATACCACCGTCACGCCAAAGACCAAGGTCAAAACCAAGACCGAGCGGCCGCGCCTGCACAAGGTGATCCTCGTCAATGACGATTACACGCCACGCGAGTTCGTCGTCACGGTGCTGAAGGCCGAATTCCGCATGACCGAGGACCAGGCCCACAAGGTGATGATAACGGCGCACCGCCGCGGCGTCTGCGTGGTCGCCGTGTTCACCAGGGACGTCGCCGAGACCAAGGCCACCCGCGCCACCGACGCCGGCCGCGCCAAGGGCTATCCGCTGTTGTTCACGACCGAGCCGGAGGAATAG
- a CDS encoding REP-associated tyrosine transposase, whose product MVHYRRNFVPGGMFFFTVTLDDRGSSALIDHVVLLRAAFRKTRNERPFVTDAIVILPDHLHAILTLPPGDSDFSDRWRRIKGSFTRSVLATGAQLSRDHRGEYSLWQKRFWEHTIRDERDFERCADYVHFNPVKHQLATSPSDWPFSSLHRYVRAGILAPDWGGGGSTHTDNFGERKD is encoded by the coding sequence ATGGTCCATTATCGGCGTAATTTCGTCCCCGGCGGGATGTTTTTCTTCACGGTCACACTGGATGACCGAGGTTCGTCCGCGCTGATCGATCATGTCGTGTTGTTGCGCGCGGCATTTCGGAAAACGCGAAACGAACGGCCTTTTGTTACCGATGCCATCGTCATTCTCCCGGACCACTTACATGCCATTCTGACGTTGCCGCCCGGCGACTCGGACTTTTCAGACAGGTGGCGACGGATCAAGGGAAGTTTTACGCGAAGTGTTCTCGCTACGGGCGCTCAACTTTCACGCGATCATCGTGGGGAATATTCTCTTTGGCAGAAGCGCTTTTGGGAGCACACCATACGGGATGAACGGGATTTCGAGCGCTGTGCTGATTACGTGCATTTCAATCCGGTCAAGCACCAGTTAGCGACATCGCCGTCAGATTGGCCATTTTCCTCGCTGCATCGCTATGTCCGCGCAGGCATTCTGGCTCCGGATTGGGGTGGCGGCGGGAGTACCCATACGGACAACTTCGGTGAGCGGAAAGACTGA